From Alphaproteobacteria bacterium, the proteins below share one genomic window:
- a CDS encoding replication-relaxation family protein has protein sequence MDAPTKKNSRWSRTPKRNAHKLRETPRLLEILKLLHRRRYAPSNDIHAWVGGHKDSVRKLLDDMWDEPNCLINRPMQQRQNADANYTHMIYELDRAGADLLRVKGLPKYEKTHHANFEHEVLVNRIMHSIELGVRERPDVKLITWPEIMASGPFPQSTLESPVPMQLPYRLTVRDGKDLKTQDLMLSADGEPFGLKTPEGYFFAPGYEADCATEPLNPEDYRRSSIRKKIMGYRYVIENSVYQARWGLPTLYVPFFFPTISRMESAMRLLTEETKDKPALRRFFLFKVFPTLTTYGGQAPATGHVFTEPFQRAGMAPFYLGGAKEAANGHRETESAHRQAGGD, from the coding sequence ATGGATGCTCCCACCAAGAAAAACTCCCGCTGGTCGCGCACCCCAAAGCGCAATGCCCATAAGCTCAGAGAGACGCCGCGGCTTCTCGAGATTTTGAAGCTCCTCCATCGGCGCCGCTACGCCCCCTCAAATGACATCCATGCGTGGGTGGGCGGGCATAAGGACAGCGTGCGCAAGCTGCTCGACGACATGTGGGATGAGCCGAACTGCCTGATCAACCGGCCGATGCAGCAGCGCCAAAACGCCGACGCCAACTACACCCACATGATCTATGAGCTCGACCGCGCCGGCGCCGATCTTCTCCGCGTCAAAGGCCTGCCGAAGTACGAGAAGACCCACCATGCCAATTTCGAGCACGAGGTGCTGGTCAACCGCATCATGCACTCGATCGAACTGGGCGTGCGGGAGCGCCCAGATGTGAAGCTGATCACCTGGCCCGAGATCATGGCGTCCGGTCCGTTTCCCCAGAGCACGCTTGAGAGCCCGGTGCCGATGCAGCTCCCGTACAGGCTCACCGTACGCGACGGGAAGGATCTGAAAACACAGGACCTCATGCTCTCCGCGGATGGCGAGCCGTTCGGATTGAAGACCCCCGAAGGGTATTTCTTCGCGCCCGGGTACGAGGCTGACTGCGCGACCGAGCCGCTCAATCCCGAGGACTATAGGCGCTCCTCGATCCGCAAGAAGATCATGGGCTATCGCTACGTGATCGAGAACAGCGTGTATCAGGCGCGGTGGGGTCTTCCCACGCTCTATGTGCCGTTCTTCTTCCCGACGATCTCACGCATGGAATCAGCGATGCGGTTGCTGACCGAGGAGACGAAAGACAAGCCTGCACTCCGCCGCTTCTTTCTGTTCAAAGTCTTCCCCACGCTGACGACGTACGGCGGCCAGGCACCAGCTACCGGGCACGTATTCACCGAGCCATTTCAGCGTGCCGGAATGGCGCCGTTTTATCTAGGTGGAGCAAAGGAGGCAGCGAATGGACATCGAGAAACTGAAAGCGCTCATCGCCAAGCGGGAGGAGATTGA
- a CDS encoding type IV secretion system DNA-binding domain-containing protein, whose product MPPRDFIPYGPAFDPRARRANLVRLWENYPLRTMEQIDNFHFSVIKSAVEHLGAHGLNVDVVDALDECLRELGGENLIHLPIFPEHYVDDPEINMHQELSQARIDAFIRFSVKTVLDFFQSLRAANLPESGVGTIPLIEALPTGRALAQISYSETFTTLVNDNIETPLFPYTYKNLERNLKTANGLHADDSVRDIRRLKQPFDSRLFGMELVKHYLGGTPWASFYQTQVPFEIPVHRRLEHTAIVAGSGAGKTQLLEAMILNDLKRDDPPGMIILDSTGQMTGRLQKLALFNERLRDRIVIIDPAHAPSLNMFDVFTPRFERYTADERENLQSEIVSLFRYVFASSEYDLTAQMGTAFAYAVRVILSIPGSTVNDLRRLLEENPRGGYKDSTFKPAIEAMGEDTIDFFAHHFFAQNLVGTRLSIARRIHNVVGVPAFRRMFTASSNALDLFEDMQRGAIVLVNTNEHLLQDSYVLFGRYIIARALAAAFERSTISPNLRRESYLIVDEAAPYFDQTFESLLTRVRQFRLGVVIAFQHLEQAPEKLKSAIASSTSVKFAARLGFADRRWLGREMETTPEFIQAQTQAPGDRPAWGQFAAFVRNHTPTAISLTIPFGALGREPQMSFEEHQQLLQRNHARVTHTVAPAIPAPVAPAKEPEPAAPVPDISPERESAPPPQAGAPPEATEPAPPPVAPKPAATPQPEDGELPKEWG is encoded by the coding sequence ATGCCGCCACGTGACTTCATCCCGTACGGCCCTGCCTTTGATCCGCGTGCTCGCCGCGCCAACCTTGTGCGCTTGTGGGAAAACTACCCGCTCCGCACGATGGAGCAGATCGACAATTTCCATTTCTCGGTAATCAAATCGGCCGTGGAGCATCTCGGAGCGCATGGCCTGAATGTGGACGTGGTGGATGCGCTCGACGAGTGCCTCCGAGAGCTTGGCGGGGAAAACCTCATCCACCTCCCGATATTCCCCGAGCACTATGTGGACGACCCTGAGATCAATATGCACCAAGAGCTTTCTCAAGCTCGCATCGATGCTTTCATCCGCTTCTCGGTTAAGACCGTCCTCGATTTCTTCCAGTCTCTTCGTGCCGCCAACCTTCCCGAGTCCGGCGTCGGCACCATCCCGCTCATCGAAGCTCTACCAACGGGCAGAGCGCTCGCGCAGATTTCCTACAGTGAGACCTTCACGACGCTCGTGAATGACAACATCGAGACACCCCTTTTCCCGTACACCTACAAAAACCTTGAACGCAATCTCAAAACCGCCAACGGACTTCACGCAGACGACAGCGTGAGAGACATCCGCCGCCTCAAGCAGCCATTCGACTCGCGGCTATTCGGCATGGAGCTAGTCAAACACTATCTCGGGGGCACGCCCTGGGCTTCGTTCTACCAAACCCAAGTGCCTTTCGAGATCCCCGTACACCGCCGCTTAGAGCACACCGCAATCGTCGCAGGCTCGGGAGCCGGCAAGACGCAGCTCCTTGAAGCGATGATCTTGAATGATCTCAAGCGCGACGACCCGCCCGGCATGATCATCCTCGATTCGACGGGACAGATGACCGGCCGCCTCCAGAAGCTCGCGCTCTTCAATGAGCGGCTACGTGATCGCATTGTCATCATCGACCCCGCGCACGCACCGTCGCTCAACATGTTCGACGTGTTCACGCCGCGCTTTGAACGCTACACGGCCGATGAGCGTGAGAACCTTCAAAGCGAGATCGTGTCTCTCTTCCGCTACGTCTTCGCTTCCAGCGAGTACGACCTGACCGCGCAGATGGGCACGGCCTTTGCCTATGCGGTACGAGTGATACTCTCTATCCCCGGTTCGACGGTAAACGACCTCCGCCGCTTGCTCGAAGAGAACCCGCGAGGCGGGTACAAAGACTCGACTTTCAAGCCAGCTATCGAGGCGATGGGCGAGGACACCATCGACTTCTTCGCACACCACTTCTTCGCTCAGAACCTTGTCGGTACGCGCCTCTCCATCGCCCGGCGTATTCACAACGTCGTGGGCGTGCCTGCCTTTCGCCGGATGTTCACCGCGAGCAGCAACGCCCTTGACCTGTTTGAGGACATGCAGCGCGGCGCAATCGTGTTGGTAAACACGAACGAGCACTTGCTCCAGGACAGCTACGTGCTCTTCGGCCGCTACATCATCGCCCGCGCTCTCGCCGCGGCGTTCGAGCGCTCCACCATCTCCCCGAATCTGCGCCGCGAGTCGTACCTGATTGTGGACGAGGCGGCTCCCTACTTCGACCAGACTTTTGAATCGCTCCTCACCCGCGTTCGCCAATTTCGTTTGGGCGTGGTGATCGCCTTCCAGCACCTTGAGCAAGCGCCGGAGAAGCTCAAGTCAGCTATCGCGTCGAGCACGTCGGTGAAGTTTGCCGCGCGTCTCGGCTTCGCAGATCGGCGCTGGCTCGGTCGAGAGATGGAAACGACACCAGAGTTCATCCAGGCGCAGACCCAAGCACCGGGCGATCGTCCGGCGTGGGGGCAGTTTGCGGCTTTCGTGCGCAACCACACGCCTACCGCGATCAGCCTCACGATCCCCTTTGGCGCGCTCGGTCGAGAGCCGCAGATGTCTTTCGAGGAACATCAGCAGCTCTTGCAGCGCAACCATGCGCGCGTCACGCACACGGTAGCGCCCGCCATACCTGCGCCCGTTGCGCCAGCGAAGGAGCCGGAGCCGGCAGCGCCCGTTCCCGACATTTCCCCCGAACGTGAGAGCGCTCCGCCTCCCCAAGCCGGCGCACCGCCAGAGGCCACGGAGCCTGCACCTCCGCCCGTTGCCCCGAAGCCGGCGGCTACTCCCCAGCCAGAGGATGGCGAGCTACCAAAGGAATGGGGGTGA
- a CDS encoding AlpA family phage regulatory protein, translated as MRLVPKKEACWLLGISRATIDRRVGTPGFPQRVKQGIRVYYRSDEIDTYIRSLSVSA; from the coding sequence ATGAGGCTTGTACCAAAGAAGGAAGCGTGTTGGCTGCTGGGTATCAGTCGCGCCACTATCGATAGGAGGGTCGGCACCCCTGGCTTCCCGCAACGCGTGAAGCAGGGCATCCGGGTCTACTATCGAAGCGACGAGATCGACACCTACATCCGCTCGCTCTCTGTCTCTGCGTAA
- a CDS encoding tyrosine-type recombinase/integrase, giving the protein MLSQYVLTNAKPKAKPYKLADGGGLYALINPNGSKLWRLKYRFNGKEKTLAFGAFPELSIADAREKRTEARKLLAAGTDPSAQKKLDKIAAAVASENTFGAIAKEWLAKAEENGAAGPTMEKNRWLLLDLAVLLHDRPVTEAKPAEILSIIQKVEKSGRKETARRLRGMIGTVFRHAIVTLRAEIDPTQPLRGALAPRQTKHWAAITDDAELGALCASIDDYDGWPTIKAALQLIALTMTRPGEIRGMRRSEVNFPKAVWRIPAERTKMRREHDVPLSRQAIAVLQGIWDFSSTDLVLPSIRSNQKPLSENAMNAAIRRLGYTKDEMTSHGFRSSASSILNDRGFNPDVIEAALGHQDQNEIRRTYNRGRYWPQRVALMQAWADLLDEFRDQLRTTRKVA; this is encoded by the coding sequence ATGCTTTCTCAATACGTTCTCACGAACGCGAAGCCCAAGGCCAAGCCATACAAGCTCGCCGATGGCGGCGGCCTGTATGCGCTCATCAACCCCAACGGCTCCAAACTCTGGCGGCTCAAATACCGCTTCAACGGCAAGGAGAAGACGCTGGCATTTGGCGCCTTCCCGGAGCTGTCGATTGCCGACGCGCGCGAGAAGCGCACCGAAGCGCGCAAGCTCCTGGCGGCCGGCACAGACCCGTCCGCTCAGAAGAAACTCGACAAGATCGCGGCGGCTGTCGCGAGCGAGAACACCTTCGGCGCGATCGCCAAGGAGTGGCTCGCGAAGGCCGAGGAGAACGGCGCAGCCGGCCCGACCATGGAGAAGAACCGCTGGCTCCTGCTCGATCTGGCGGTCCTTCTCCACGACCGGCCTGTCACCGAGGCGAAGCCCGCCGAGATCCTTTCGATCATCCAGAAGGTGGAGAAAAGCGGCCGGAAGGAGACTGCACGGCGGCTCCGGGGAATGATCGGCACCGTCTTCCGGCACGCCATCGTCACCCTCCGGGCCGAGATCGACCCTACCCAGCCCCTCCGAGGGGCGCTGGCGCCGCGGCAGACGAAGCACTGGGCGGCGATCACGGACGACGCCGAGTTAGGCGCCCTGTGCGCCTCCATCGACGACTATGACGGCTGGCCGACGATCAAGGCTGCCCTGCAGCTCATCGCCCTCACCATGACCCGGCCAGGGGAAATCCGGGGGATGCGACGGTCGGAGGTGAACTTCCCGAAGGCCGTGTGGCGCATCCCGGCCGAGCGGACGAAGATGCGGCGGGAGCACGACGTGCCCCTCTCCCGCCAGGCCATCGCCGTCCTGCAAGGCATCTGGGATTTCTCCAGCACCGACCTGGTTTTGCCGTCGATCCGGTCAAACCAGAAGCCGCTATCCGAGAACGCGATGAACGCGGCCATCCGGCGCCTTGGCTACACCAAGGACGAGATGACCTCGCACGGCTTCCGATCCTCGGCGAGCAGCATCCTGAATGACCGGGGCTTCAACCCGGACGTGATCGAGGCGGCGCTGGGCCACCAGGACCAGAACGAAATCCGCCGCACGTACAATCGGGGCCGGTACTGGCCGCAGCGGGTGGCGCTGATGCAGGCGTGGGCTGACCTCCTGGACGAGTTCAGGGATCAGTTGCGAACCACTCGCAAGGTGGCATGA